In Gammaproteobacteria bacterium, one DNA window encodes the following:
- a CDS encoding M48 family metalloprotease yields the protein MNNLKTVALLGFLSALVWYLGMTLFGGTSGFYVGLLFAVGINFVAYFFSDKMALAASRARPVTEQELPQVYSIVRNLTTQADMPMPRIYVIDSPQPNAFATGRNPAHAAVAVTTGILQILNRDELEGVIGHELSHVRNRDILISSIAAMLAAALSISARMAFWFGGGRRSSRDNPLGGIVALVSLILAPLAAMIIRLAISRSREYQADASGAILTGQPLHLASALRKLEIGTSRVPMNVNPAVSQLFIADPLKALKGRNRGGFGKLLSTHPPIEDRIRRLEEMASGDR from the coding sequence ATGAACAACCTCAAGACCGTTGCGCTCCTCGGGTTCCTCTCGGCACTGGTCTGGTACCTCGGGATGACCCTGTTCGGCGGCACCAGCGGGTTCTACGTGGGACTGCTCTTCGCCGTCGGTATCAACTTTGTCGCCTACTTCTTCAGTGACAAGATGGCCCTGGCCGCGTCGCGGGCCCGCCCGGTCACCGAGCAGGAACTTCCCCAGGTCTACTCCATCGTGCGGAACCTCACGACCCAGGCCGACATGCCGATGCCCCGCATCTACGTGATCGACTCACCGCAGCCCAACGCGTTTGCCACCGGCCGCAATCCGGCTCACGCAGCAGTCGCAGTCACCACCGGAATCTTGCAGATCCTCAATCGTGACGAGCTCGAAGGCGTTATCGGGCACGAGCTGTCGCACGTCCGCAACCGGGACATCCTCATCAGTTCCATCGCCGCGATGCTCGCCGCCGCCCTGTCGATTTCGGCCCGCATGGCCTTCTGGTTCGGTGGGGGACGGCGCAGTAGCCGGGACAACCCGCTTGGCGGGATCGTCGCCCTGGTGAGCCTCATCCTTGCCCCCCTCGCTGCAATGATCATCCGTCTGGCCATCTCTCGTTCCCGCGAATACCAGGCCGACGCATCCGGCGCGATCCTCACCGGGCAGCCGCTCCATCTGGCGAGTGCGCTGCGCAAGCTCGAGATAGGGACGTCCAGGGTGCCGATGAACGTCAACCCGGCCGTCAGTCAGCTGTTCATCGCCGACCCGCTCAAGGCGCTCAAGGGACGGAATCGCGGTGGGTTCGGGAAGCTGCTCTCGACACACCCGCCGATCGAAGATCGGATCAGACGACTCGAGGAGATGGCGAGTGGAGACCGATAG